One genomic window of Sphingomonas sp. C3-2 includes the following:
- a CDS encoding S-methyl-5'-thioadenosine phosphorylase translates to MSEWVIGVIGGSGLYDIDGFEDAEWVNVDSPWGQPSDALRIGRIAGVKFVFLPRHGRGHRLAPSDLNARANIDALKRAGCTDIISLSAIGSLQEHLPPGKFVVVDQFIDRTFARRKSFFGTGLVAHVSVADPVCPRLSTMLSDAGRKAGADIHDGGTYLAMEGPQFSTRAESLMYRSWGCDVIGMTAMPEAKLAREAEMPFALVGMVTDYDCWRDGEDHVEVDAVIAQLRANGDAAKRLVREFAQSLPATRAASPIDTVLDVALMTAPEKRDPALLAKLDAITARVLARP, encoded by the coding sequence ATGAGCGAGTGGGTGATCGGCGTAATCGGCGGGTCGGGACTTTACGATATCGACGGGTTCGAGGACGCCGAATGGGTGAACGTCGACAGCCCATGGGGTCAGCCCTCGGACGCGCTGCGCATCGGCCGGATCGCGGGTGTGAAATTCGTTTTCCTGCCGCGCCACGGACGCGGCCACAGGCTGGCGCCGAGCGACCTCAACGCGCGCGCCAATATCGATGCGCTGAAACGCGCGGGCTGCACCGACATCATCTCGCTGTCTGCCATCGGATCGCTTCAGGAACATCTGCCGCCGGGCAAGTTCGTCGTCGTCGACCAGTTCATCGACCGCACCTTTGCACGGCGCAAGAGCTTTTTCGGCACCGGGCTGGTCGCGCATGTCTCGGTGGCCGATCCGGTCTGCCCGCGCCTGTCGACGATGCTGTCCGACGCCGGACGCAAGGCGGGGGCTGATATCCATGACGGCGGCACCTATCTGGCGATGGAAGGGCCGCAATTTTCGACCCGCGCCGAAAGCCTGATGTACCGCAGCTGGGGCTGCGACGTGATCGGCATGACCGCGATGCCCGAGGCAAAGCTCGCCCGCGAGGCCGAAATGCCGTTCGCGCTCGTTGGCATGGTCACCGATTATGATTGCTGGCGTGACGGGGAGGATCATGTCGAGGTGGACGCGGTGATCGCGCAGCTGCGCGCAAACGGCGATGCCGCCAAGCGCCTTGTGCGCGAATTCGCGCAGAGCCTGCCCGCCACGCGTGCGGCCTCGCCGATCGATACCGTGCTCGACGTTGCGCTGATGACCGCGCCCGAAAAGCGCGATCCGGCGCTGCTTGCCAAGCTGGACGCGATCACCGCGCGCGTGCTGGCGCGTCCGTGA
- a CDS encoding SO2930 family diheme c-type cytochrome → MIRPLAPLFLWLALVSASPSLGVADAVITGDALPQRLSEYRFFLDAAATQPNARVEPYTLNTPLFSDYAEKFRFIYVPPGQKIGYRADGVLDFPVGSALIKSFGYPADMRAPDRDVRILETRVLLRRANGWIALPYVWNAERTEAVLRRGGTRIDVQWTDLKGARRAISYAVPNQNQCKECHGAAGAIIPIGPRARNLNDGRRLERLYARGLLDAVPADAPRLPRWDDPASGSVDKRARAYLDVNCAHCHSRAGAASNSGLFLGYDEQDRVAIGVGKRPVAAGRGSGGLDLDIAPGHPDQSILLYRMNTAEPGIAMPEVGRATVHDEAVALMREWIATMPAS, encoded by the coding sequence GTGATCCGCCCGCTTGCGCCGCTCTTTCTGTGGCTGGCACTGGTGAGCGCCAGCCCGTCGCTGGGCGTGGCCGATGCGGTGATCACGGGCGATGCGCTGCCGCAGCGCCTGTCCGAATATCGGTTCTTTCTCGACGCGGCGGCGACGCAGCCCAATGCGCGGGTTGAGCCCTATACGCTCAATACCCCGTTGTTTTCGGATTATGCGGAGAAGTTCCGGTTCATCTATGTCCCACCGGGGCAGAAGATCGGCTACCGGGCGGACGGCGTGCTCGATTTCCCCGTGGGCAGCGCGCTGATCAAGAGCTTTGGCTACCCCGCCGATATGCGCGCGCCCGACCGTGATGTGCGGATATTGGAGACGCGCGTGCTGCTGCGCCGGGCGAACGGATGGATTGCGCTCCCCTATGTCTGGAATGCCGAGCGGACTGAGGCGGTGCTGCGCCGGGGCGGCACGCGCATCGATGTGCAGTGGACCGATCTGAAGGGCGCACGGCGCGCGATCAGCTATGCGGTGCCCAACCAGAACCAGTGCAAGGAATGCCACGGCGCGGCGGGGGCGATCATTCCCATCGGCCCCCGGGCGCGCAACCTGAATGACGGGCGGCGGCTCGAGCGGCTCTATGCACGCGGCCTGCTCGATGCCGTGCCTGCCGATGCCCCCCGCCTGCCGCGTTGGGACGACCCGGCATCGGGCAGCGTGGACAAGCGCGCGCGCGCCTATCTCGACGTCAATTGCGCGCATTGCCATAGCCGCGCAGGCGCGGCAAGCAATTCGGGGCTGTTCCTCGGCTATGACGAACAGGACCGCGTGGCTATTGGCGTGGGCAAGCGGCCGGTGGCGGCCGGACGCGGATCGGGCGGGCTCGATCTCGACATTGCGCCGGGGCATCCCGACCAGTCGATCCTTCTTTACCGGATGAACACGGCCGAACCGGGGATCGCCATGCCCGAAGTGGGGCGTGCGACGGTGCATGACGAGGCGGTTGCGCTGATGCGTGAGTGGATCGCCACGATGCCCGCTTCCTGA
- a CDS encoding parallel beta-helix domain-containing protein has protein sequence MKLNGTVALMALGCATIAGPAQAKIISVEAGADAQERLQTALIEAEPGDVVQIGAGRFDLTDGLSLDVGKVTVRGAGPDATVLSFKGQKAAGEGLLVTSDDVVLRDFAVEDSKGDGIKSKGADRIVYHNVRVEWTGGPKATNGAYGVYPVESTDVLVDAVTVKGASDAGIYVGQSKNIVVRNSNAMFNVAGIEIENSYNADVHNNRATRNTGGILVFDLPNLPQMGGHSVRVFNNDVAENDTPNFAPKGNIVASVPMGTGVMVMANRNVHVFENRFRGNATANVMVIAYKQAFDDKNYDPLARDIVVRNNHHGRAGWAPGFDGGAQLAAAFGGSLPPILWDGTGAGKAVLQVREDVPVLSLNLKRPDSPMTEAQPARVDLSAGAPLAEPIAVVLPAAMEAAIR, from the coding sequence ATGAAGCTGAACGGCACGGTGGCGCTGATGGCGCTTGGCTGCGCGACGATCGCGGGCCCGGCTCAGGCAAAGATCATCTCGGTGGAGGCGGGCGCGGATGCGCAGGAGCGCCTGCAGACCGCCCTTATCGAGGCGGAACCGGGCGATGTCGTCCAGATCGGTGCGGGGCGCTTCGACCTGACCGATGGGCTCTCGCTCGATGTGGGCAAGGTCACCGTGCGCGGCGCGGGGCCGGATGCCACGGTGCTCAGTTTCAAGGGACAAAAGGCTGCGGGCGAGGGGCTGCTCGTCACCTCGGACGATGTCGTGCTGCGCGATTTCGCGGTCGAGGATTCGAAGGGCGACGGGATCAAGTCCAAGGGCGCCGACCGGATCGTCTATCACAATGTCCGTGTCGAGTGGACCGGCGGGCCCAAGGCCACCAATGGCGCCTACGGCGTCTATCCGGTGGAATCGACCGATGTGCTTGTTGACGCGGTGACCGTGAAGGGCGCGTCGGATGCGGGCATCTATGTCGGCCAGTCGAAGAACATCGTCGTGCGCAATTCGAACGCGATGTTCAACGTCGCCGGGATCGAGATCGAGAACAGCTACAACGCCGACGTCCACAACAACCGGGCGACGCGCAATACCGGCGGGATCCTTGTTTTCGACCTGCCCAACCTGCCGCAGATGGGCGGGCACAGCGTGCGCGTGTTCAACAATGACGTGGCGGAAAACGACACGCCCAATTTCGCCCCCAAGGGCAATATCGTGGCGAGCGTTCCGATGGGCACGGGCGTGATGGTGATGGCCAATCGCAACGTCCATGTGTTCGAGAACCGCTTTCGCGGCAATGCCACCGCCAATGTGATGGTAATTGCGTACAAGCAGGCGTTCGACGACAAGAATTACGATCCGCTCGCCCGCGATATCGTGGTGCGCAACAACCATCATGGCCGGGCCGGGTGGGCACCGGGGTTCGATGGCGGGGCGCAACTGGCAGCGGCATTCGGCGGCAGCCTGCCGCCAATCCTGTGGGATGGCACGGGCGCGGGCAAGGCGGTGCTCCAGGTGCGTGAGGACGTGCCCGTGCTCTCGCTCAACCTGAAGCGCCCCGATTCCCCGATGACCGAGGCACAGCCCGCGCGGGTCGACCTGTCCGCCGGCGCTCCGTTGGCCGAACCGATCGCGGTCGTGCTGCCGGCGGCGATGGAGGCCGCGATCCGGTGA
- a CDS encoding RcnB family protein, producing MKKFIIASLAATLLATPVLAAPYQSGDRHDRTEQRHDRVEQRHDHRAPNKKVDFRNWKKGDRFDQRHAHNYRVIKNPRAYRLNAAPRGHQWVRSGNDAVLVAYKGNHVANVKYGVFR from the coding sequence ATGAAAAAGTTCATCATCGCCAGCCTCGCCGCCACGCTACTCGCAACCCCGGTACTGGCAGCCCCCTATCAGAGCGGTGACCGCCACGATCGCACCGAACAGCGCCACGACCGCGTCGAACAGCGCCACGATCACCGCGCGCCCAACAAGAAGGTCGATTTCCGCAACTGGAAGAAAGGCGACCGGTTCGATCAGCGGCATGCGCACAACTACCGCGTGATCAAGAACCCCCGCGCCTACCGGCTGAATGCAGCACCGCGCGGCCATCAATGGGTCCGCTCGGGCAATGATGCGGTACTGGTCGCCTATAAGGGCAACCATGTCGCCAATGTGAAATACGGCGTGTTCCGCTGA